CCGAGCCCGCGGCAAAGCCCAAGTCCCTTGTCTGCGTGGCCGACACCGAACTCAAGAGTGCTGACAAAGATCTGCTCGGCATCCTGCAGCGCGGCAAGAAGGCCCGCGCGAAGTTCGAGGCGCTCTGGGCCGGAGACTGGCAGCGCGCTGATAGCTACTCTTCACAGTCCGAGGCCGATCTCGCGCTCGCCTGCCTCATTGCCGACAAGACTGAGAGCCCGGCACAGATCGACCGGCTGTTCCGACACTCGGGGCTCATGCGCCCCAAGTGGGACGAGGTCCACTATGAGACGGGTGAGACCTATGGTAGCCGCACGATAGCCATCGCGCTCGAGTCGGCTGCCTCTCACGAGCATGCCTCGACCACCCAAGTCGAAGAGCTACTGTCCCTGCCTCAGGATCTTGAGCTCTTCTGTGACCAAAGCGATGCGGCCTTCGCCTCGTCAAGTATCAACGGGCATACCGAAATCCATGGCATAGAGTCCTCCTCATTCGAGAGGCTGCTCACCATGCTGTTCTTTCGTAAGTGTGGCCGTGCCCCCGGGACTGAGGTCATGAAGTCGGCAATCGCGACACTGGTGGCACGTGCCCGCTATGAGGGTCGGACCGAGAACGTCTTTCTCCGCGTTGGGCATGCGGCAGGCAAGGTATACCTGGACCTTGCCGATGACGCCTGGAGGGTTGCCGAAATCGATGCTTCCGGCTGGCGCATCCTGAACGCAAGCCCTGTGCGGTTTAGGCGCCGCTCCGGCATGCTTTCCCTTCCTGCTCCTGAGGCTGGGGGGTCGCTTGCCGAGCTTCGTCCATGTCTAAACGTGGCTGATGATGAGACCTGGGCGCTTGTCCTCGGGCTGCTCGTAGGCTTCCTGCACCCGACTGGCCCCTATCCGGTAGGCATCCTGCATGGTGAACAGGGTTCGGCCAAGTCCACGACCGCCCGCATTCTGCGCGCCCTGATAGACCCCGCCAAGCCCGCGCTTCGCGGTACGCCTTCCACCATCGACGACCTGATGATCGCCTCATCCAACTCGTGGGTGCTAGCTTTTGACAATCTCTCCAGTGTCAGCGCCAGCTTCTCGGACGCGTTTTGCCAGCTTGCCACCGGCGGCGGGTATGCCAAGCGCAAGCTCTACCGGGATGACGATGAGGTTCTATTCGACCTCAAGCGCCCTATCCTCATCAACGGCATCACTGACCTTGCCTCACGCGCTGACCTGGCCTCCCGCGCCCTGATCCTGCGCATGCCGCATATCACGCCCGAGAAGCGCCGTCTTGAGACCGACATCGTGAGCGTCTTCGAGGCCATGCGCCCTCGGCTTCTAGGCGCGCTTCTGGATGCTGTTTCCTGCGCGCTTTCCAACGTGGGTTCGGTCAAGCTCATCGGACACCCGCGTATGGCTGATTTCGCGGCGTGGGTCGTGGCCTCCGAGCCGGCACTCCCGATCGCGCCTGGCTCGTTTCTAGCGGCCTATGAGGCAAGCCAGGCCGAGACCGTACTTGCGGGTCTCGAGAGTGACCCGGTGGCGGTTGGCATCCTTGATCTTGCATATCGTGAGCCAGGGTGGACCGGCACGATGGGTAAGCTTCTGTCCGAGCTCAATAGCGCGATAAACCCCAGCTACCAGAGCGGTCAGTGGTGGCCCAGAACTGCGCGCGCGCTCGGCAACCGCCTCGACCGCCTGGCTAGCTCCTTGTCTACGGCGGGCGTCACGCCTGAGCGTCGGCGCGACAATGACCATAACCGCCGCCGCATCATCGTGCTCAACGTTGATCCATTCGTTCCCGAGATCGGGCTTGACGACGATATGCTTGCCCTGCGTGTGAAACGCGCGAGCTAGCCCCGAACGTGACCTGACCGACGTGCCCGATGTGTCCGATGTGACCGCTCGCCTCTACTTGTGCGCGTTCACACGGGCACATCGGACACGTCAGGACACGTCGATCGGACCTAAAACAGCGCTCATCCGCAACGCCCATGGGTGCGCCGCTGTGAATCTCTCCCACGGACCGCTTTATTCCTCGCACCGCGAGCTCAATGATCACGTCACAACCGATACAGGAGGTATCCATGCACCCCGAACAAACGCTCGCCGAGTACCTGAAGTGCTGGCTTGAGGACTACGCAATGCCCAACGTAGCCGGCAAGACCTATGAGCGCTACGAACGCATCGTCCGGCTCGACGTCGTGCCCCACCTCGGGCACGTGAAGCTCGCTGACCTAAAGCCCCTACAGATCCAGTCGTTCTACTCAGAGTTGCTTCGCTCAGGCCGCAAGAAGGGCGGAGGGCTTGCACCCTTGACCGTCCGCCACATCCATCGGCTCCTGCACAAAGCCCTCTACCAGGCAGTCCGATGGGAGTTGATCGGGAGGAACCCCGTCGACGGTGTGGATGCTCCCCGGGTGCAGCGCAAGGAGATGAACGCGCTGGATCGTGAGGGCCTTACCCGGCTTCTGAACCTGCTACGCGGTACCAAGTTCTACATGCCTGTCATCATCGCTGCCACGACCGGTATGCGCAGGGGCGAGATCATGGCGCTGCGCTGGTCGGATGTTAACTTCGATGCCGGCACCCTGCGAGTGAGTCGCTCTCTTGAGCAGACGGGTAACGGGCTCGCGCTGAAGGAGCCGAAAAGCCGCTATAGCAAGCGGACGATCTCACTGGCCCAGGCAACGGTAGATGCACTGAGAACGCATCGCGCCAACCACGACACGGGGCCCGAAGGCTTGATCGTGTGCCGGCCTGACGGCACGTACTGGCCCCCTGACCAACTCTCAGCGGAATTCCACAGAATAGTACGCAGAAATGGCTTTACCATCCGCTTTCACGACCTGCGCCATACACACGCCTCAAACCTGCTGCGTGACGGTGTGCCAATCAACGTGGTTTCGCGACGGCTCGGTCACTCAGAACCCTCGATCACCCTGAATGTGTACTCGCACGTGCTTCCCGGCATGCAGGAGGAAGCGGCTGCTAAAGTGGACCTGATGATGGATGATGTGCTCAGGAATGCCAGCTGAGGGGACACTAAATGGACGAGCGAAGAATGACCGAGCAGGAAGCAGCGCGCGACTTCCCTGATGAGTACGCCAGGCTATCGAGTCGCCCAGAGAATACCGATCGAGTGTGGGCGTACCAAGAGACTGAGCATCGGCCCGGGCTCGTCCGTATCCCCCGGCTCGCTCTCTTCGCGACTGGCTCTGAGGGCCGAGTTCGCATCACAGTCGACGGCAATGGTTTCAGCGTGAACAACAACACCGACGACGAACCCAGAGACTAGCGAGAGCCGACGTTGTCAATCAAACCCAATCACGATGATTTGCTGGCCGTTGCCGGGGGGGGGGTTATCATTATCCCAACTTCACGCTACTACTTTGGAGAGCCAATGGTCGCACCCGTTGATAAGCAGGACGACCTGTCGCAAGCCGAGTTAGACGAAATCCTTCGCCTGAACGCCGAAGCCGACAAAGAAGCGGCGGTATTGTTGTCGTCGCAGCGAGAAGCGGCGGAAACCCTGCTAGCGTCGCAGCGAAGAGCGGCGGAGACTCTGCTCGCAAATCGGCGGCGGGCACTCGACGCGCGGCCCGAGGCACACAGCGCGAACCTGATAGCAGCGCACGAGGCTGCGACTGAAGTCCTGCTGGAATCACAGAGGCAAGCGAGCGATGTGTTGTTGGCGGCTCAACGGGAAGCGGCGGCGATTCTTCTGCATGCAAGACTGAAGGTACTCGACGATAGGCAGGCAGTCGAGAAGCCCCGGGGCTGAGGTCGCGTGTCGATAGTTGCGGTTGCGGATCTGGCGGGCATGCGGGGGAACCGAAACGGGGTTGCCCCCACAGGGACAGGAACCCCCTCCACCCCCTCTTTCGCCTATTCCTGCCCCTGTGCTACCACTCGGATTCGCACTACGCGGGTGTGGCGGACGAGCTATTGGCCCGGCCCTGAGTGAGTCTCGAAGTATTGCCGGGTCTTCAGCTTCTGTTTCAGCCAATAGCCTTCGTATCGTCAGATTCGCGAGGCTCTGGATCAGCCCAAGCAGCGATGACCTCAAAACCGAGACCGAGCTGCCCCCACGATCACGTACCTCGCTTCCAAGTTCGTGCCGGCTACTTCTTTAGCTTCGCCTGGTCCTCAGTGCTCAGACCGCCGACTACGCCAGGGTGAACGTAGAAGTCCGGTGCTCCTGTGAACGCATCCCAGTAGTAACCGTTTGCGACGTTTGTCTCGTATGCCTTCCAGTCTGTTGCGTCGGCCTTCTTGCGATCCCAGTAGATTCGAGCGCCAGCCGTCTTGGATTCAGCCCCGCCAGACGACACCATCGTGACGATCGCCGTTACATCGACTGCGGTCACATTTGTGTTGGCAAAGAGAGCCTTGAACATACTGCTACTCGTCTTCGCAAGATCCATGAGCATAGGTCTTGGTGCAAGACCGGCTCCCCCGCTTGGCGCATAGCTCACATGGACAATCTTGTCGTTGGCCGCGTCGGTCCCCAAGTTGTCTTTGACCTCAACGGTCACAAGAGTCGCTCCGCTGCCGAGTGAAGAACCAACTGCGTCTTTGACGGTGGCCTCGGTCACTTCGGCACGGTCGAATGTGACCTTCGCTGCTACGTTCGCCGCTTGTGTGGTCTCGCTCGCCTGAACCGTCTGCGTATTGGGATCGTAGTTCGCTGAACCTCCGAGCAGTTCGGCCCCAAACACACCCAGAAAGAGCGCTGCGACGATGCCTGCCGCGCTCAGTACCAGTCTCACCGGCACGTTGAACTTGCCTTGACGCCACATTTTGTAGAGAGCCCAGATGATGGTAATCGGCAGAAGCGCAATGCCAAGCCCCCACTTGAGCCAGGTCGGCATGCCTGTTTTGGTCGAGTCGGTCACGTCGGATTCCCCTTCCCCGCAAGTAACTGGAAGCGACTTCCTTTTGAGTCGCGGTGCTGACTATACGTCACACCTAGAGGAGAACTCAATCACTGAATGTGACTCATAGTCCGTAGACCTATAGTCATCAGCACCGTTTACTCGACACATGGCAGAAGAGCGGAATCCATGCACTGAATTCGGCAAGAGGCTGCGTGAGCTCAGGCTCGAGCGCGGGCTCTCACAGGAGCAGCTCGGTGAGCTCTCCGGGCTCGATAGGACCTACATATCGAGCGCTGAGGCTGGGCGCAGAAACGTGTCGCTCAAGACGATCTGCAAGTTGGCAGAGGCTCTGGGGGTTGAAGCAGGAACGCTGGTATCGAGCTCCGCTCAAGTCACCCATGAGCCAAGTACTGGCTAACCGGCTCAGCTTCCTTCCGCGCCAGTGATTGAGCTCCAGCTACGGCGGAGAATCGCGCCACGATCAGCTCGCAATCCTCGCAGCGCAGCAATCGTAGCCTGCGACACGTCTTGGTTGAACTCGCGTCCTTGCCCGCGGACCCCAGCCGCCGCCAGCAAAGCGACACGCCGTTCACTTTCGGCAATCCAAGATTCGAGATTCTCGAACGTGGCATCAAATGTATCTTTCGAACTAGCCGCCACCTGCAGCCTCAAGCAACTGAGGTAATGACGGAACGCTTCGCTTTCGCTGAATTTGACTGCGCTAGGCTGAGGTGCAGTGAAGAGACGATCCACGCCTTCCTTAGGGTAGTCTCCCCCTGGACGGAGGAGCTCAAGTACGCTCCCTTTGGACGCAACGTCTAGATACGGGAGACCATACTCAGAAAGAGCCTCTGGACTGTAGAACCAAGTCTTCCGTTTACGGATTTCCTCTTCGTAGGCCGCCTGGAACTTCTCGGGTGGGAACGAACGTACATTCATCCAAGTCCCGGACGCGATTGCATCGGCACCTGCGCTCGCGAGGGCAAGCATCTGGTGTTGGCAGTAGCCCACCAACACATGCTTTCCGAGCAATCGGATGCCAGCCGTAAGGTCGAGTACATTTCCAAGCCACACCGGGTCGTCAACGAGGTACTGCCCGCCCGGATGCTGTACCACTAGGTAGATCCAGCCGACATCAATAGCCCGAATATGGGCCAAGACCTCGTCGACGACTTCGTTGCTCATTACAGTAGAATCGGAGAGCGCGATGGTAAGCATGGTGTTCTGGCCGAGGATGCCAAGCGAGTCTGCTTCTTGGACAAGGATCTCCTGCTGGCCGATCCAACGGTCAATCTCAGAAGGAGAGTCCGCGAGGATCCCCGGTAGAATGACACGACCACAGCCAATACGATTCTGCAGCGATGCGAGCCGACCTAGCAGTGTCCGCCACTCGGCAGGGTTCAGAACATGAGACTCCTCGAACTCGCTTGGCCAGTAGTCGTGCGACTGCAGGCGGGCGTGGTCGGCGTGTGGCAAATAGAACTGAGGGTCTAGAAGCGGCTGTCCGCCTATGCTGCACACATCCGAGGCAAGCTGAGTCAGCTGCGCATCAGTCATGTCGCGCGGGCTCAGCACAACGGTTCCCCCGCCCCAAGCCTCAATAAGCGACCGAGTATGCGCCATCATCCCGTATCCGAACTGAAGCGCCAGTTCCATTGTCATCTCCGCCAGTCTCAACCGGTTCCGCGTCGTGTTCCTGAAGATCTGAAGACTCGCATGGACATACAAGTCCACTAGTCTGTCTCTCCTATTTCCCCTAGCGCTTCATTAACCCACTCTAGCGCGTCCCTAGCCGACGGGGGTCTGTGGTTGGCTCTCGTTCGAGTAAGCGCCTCAACAAGATCTACGAATAGAGATGGAACTGCCGCACTCGCCGGCAGACGATCCAACTGCTGGTTCTCCACCCTTCTAAGGATCTCATCCATCGACGAAGCGCCGTGGGTATACGGGTTCATACCTGTAATGCATTCGAACACGGTAGTCCCGAGCGCGAATAGATCCGCCCTAGTGTCGATTTCGCTCTTCACATTATTGAATTGTTCTACAGGCGCGTAGCCTGGGGTGAACAAACCAAAGCGGCTAGAAGTTGCGGTGAGCGAACCCATATCCAAGAAACGGGCGATCCCGAAATCGAGAAGCCACGCCTGCCCCTCAGGGTCGATGATGATGTTCTCGGGCTTGATGTCCCGATGCACAACAGGAATTCGCTCTGCCTTGACGAGCACATCGAGAATATCGCGGGTCATCGCCATCGTTTGAAGACCCGACAGTGGCCCCCCAGCAAGACACTCTCTGAGGTTCTTCCCAGCGATTTGTTGCTCCACAATGTAGATCACATCGCCAGTCGGAGAGGGGACGGACGCTGCTTCAATGATCCTGGGGACGCGTGCATCGACGCCCAGGGCATCTGGAGCACGAACCTCACGCAGCACCCGCTCCCGGTCCGCGCGCCCCGGATGGAAGAGCTTCAGAACGGTGGGTGCACCATTCGCGTCAAGGCAGCGAAAGACAGCTTTCTGACCCCCGCCTGGTAATTCGCGGAAATCATGGTATTTCCCAAACGTATGCTCGATCCATGCACTGTCGAAAGCCACGATCCCCCCACGTGAATACTCTCGGAGACTACAATGTCGCGCGCCACGCCCAGTCACTAAACATCCAACTGACATATGACACAGGGAGACGTCGCTCAATTGCAGGCAACTTTGGCTTGGTGATTGTTGTCTGAGACGTCAGGAGTCCAACCCCCATCCTTTCAGCCTCGTTCAGTAGCCGAACACTTGGCTCCGTCCCAGTAAGGAAGAACGACTCCGATGCGAACCAGCTGTTTCTCACGGCCTGGTGCAACCCCGAAGTGCTTCCAGACATCTTCGCTTCGATTGCTACAAGCCTCCGTACTGCAAAAGTCTGCTCCAATGCGGCCGCACGGAAGGTAGATCCGTCTGACTCTACAGTCTGCGCAGCAATCAACCTCTCCAATGAGCGTTTGACTGGCGAACCGAATCTTTCGGCCAATGATTCTGCGGTTGATTGCCCTGCAAGCGACAGCAGCTGCAACAGTCTAAAGTCGTCCTCACCCAGTCCGACTCTCGCTTCAGGCCAAGAGCGACAAATAGAAGGATCCCAGAAGGCAATTACCGCGTCAGGATAGCCTCCGTCGATTCTCGGCTCGATGAAACAACTGACATGACATCGCTTAGTGGATTTCAGACACGGGTCTGCAAGGAACTCCTCCAGGAGTGTCAACTCTGGTCCGACAGTGGATCGCCGAAACGCCGGTCCACCCTTTGGAGCGAGTCCCGAATAGCGGCTCACTGTGTTCGCCGAGATCATGCAAGTCCCCCTGGACTAGCGTCGGTAGAACCTCCGCCACCGTGCGGCCCTCTGCCTCGAAGTATTGCAGAGGGCAAGCATTCGAGCAACGCATTAAGCTTCGTGAAACGATCCATCGGTTGGGTGGCGCAAAGTGCAGCCAAAATGAGCCTCGCCCGCGACTTGCATGGAACCGTGAGCACAAGAAGGGACTCGATACGAAGGATTGGGCGGTCCCCTAACGCGAAATCGGAGAGATGCGGACGTGGGCTGATTCCGATTGCGCCTACTGCACCTACTGGCGCCGGCTTGCCAACGTTCGACCTGTGCATACGTACCCACTCCACGTCAAATCGGTACGAATACGCAACGCCCTACTTGAAGGGCGGCGAGTAGATCCCTATGCACGAGAATTGCGTCGGGTGGGTGATGGTTGTGCCCACAAAGAGATGCACATTCCTCTTCTTCGGCCCCATTTGTTCGTTGTACTTGTCGAGCACGTCGTTCTTCGCTTTTTCGGATCCCCACTTAGCTAACTGCCCTCGATACAACTCATACGGTTCCCAATCGAATACCTGCAAATCATGCCCCGTGCAGTCAGGATTATCTGCGCATCTGAACTTGTATCTGAACGTCCAAGGCACTTTCTGCAACGGCTTCTTGGACGTCTCAAACAGACTCTCCTGGTTCATAATGGCCAACTGTTTGTCGCTCCATGTCGCAGCATCAGATTGCAGGTAGAACTCTGCGTCGTCGGCAACTCGCACAAGCCCGATCGACCCTTCGAACTTGTCCGCGCGCACCTGCAGATGCTCCATCGTGCTGGCCATGGGCAGTATGAGCTGGTCTCGCCGCACCCAGTCTGGCTTGTCCTTCTTGCCTCCTTTGTAGAAGGCATCCACGGTCTTGATGCTCTCGGACACAGGAGTATAGGTGTCCCGACGACAGTCCGCTGCTTTGTGTGTCACGTCAGCCTCGATGACATGCCACTTCTTGAACCACTGTGAGTATGGTAAGTCCCTGAATCTCACAGGGTAGAGACGCACGAACTGTTGGCGATCAACATCAA
This is a stretch of genomic DNA from Coriobacteriia bacterium. It encodes these proteins:
- a CDS encoding site-specific integrase: MHPEQTLAEYLKCWLEDYAMPNVAGKTYERYERIVRLDVVPHLGHVKLADLKPLQIQSFYSELLRSGRKKGGGLAPLTVRHIHRLLHKALYQAVRWELIGRNPVDGVDAPRVQRKEMNALDREGLTRLLNLLRGTKFYMPVIIAATTGMRRGEIMALRWSDVNFDAGTLRVSRSLEQTGNGLALKEPKSRYSKRTISLAQATVDALRTHRANHDTGPEGLIVCRPDGTYWPPDQLSAEFHRIVRRNGFTIRFHDLRHTHASNLLRDGVPINVVSRRLGHSEPSITLNVYSHVLPGMQEEAAAKVDLMMDDVLRNAS
- a CDS encoding helix-turn-helix transcriptional regulator, which translates into the protein MAEERNPCTEFGKRLRELRLERGLSQEQLGELSGLDRTYISSAEAGRRNVSLKTICKLAEALGVEAGTLVSSSAQVTHEPSTG
- a CDS encoding serine/threonine protein kinase, coding for MAFDSAWIEHTFGKYHDFRELPGGGQKAVFRCLDANGAPTVLKLFHPGRADRERVLREVRAPDALGVDARVPRIIEAASVPSPTGDVIYIVEQQIAGKNLRECLAGGPLSGLQTMAMTRDILDVLVKAERIPVVHRDIKPENIIIDPEGQAWLLDFGIARFLDMGSLTATSSRFGLFTPGYAPVEQFNNVKSEIDTRADLFALGTTVFECITGMNPYTHGASSMDEILRRVENQQLDRLPASAAVPSLFVDLVEALTRTRANHRPPSARDALEWVNEALGEIGETD